A single region of the Brachypodium distachyon strain Bd21 chromosome 3, Brachypodium_distachyon_v3.0, whole genome shotgun sequence genome encodes:
- the LOC100844471 gene encoding pathogenesis-related protein 1, whose protein sequence is MEYTSRSLSRWLAVVGALLLSSCSPNTLAAAAPQISLAQQFVVPQSHLRAIRGLRPLRWSDALADQAARFVGDCGAASAGFVAGVNMFRARGAAWQPSDAVAAWAEQAEHYDFGSGACAAGRQCAQFRQVMWRGSQEVGCAAVECPSGETVMACHYEPRGNVLGQRPF, encoded by the coding sequence ATGGAGTACACCTCAAGAAGCCTCTCGCGCTGGCTGGCCGTGGTCGGGGCCCTCCTGCTCTCATCATGCTCCCCAAACACGTTGGCCGCGGCGGCTCCCCAGATCAGCCTGGCGCAGCAGTTCGTGGTGCCGCAGAGCCACCTGCGCGCCATCCGCGGCCTGCGCCCGCTGCGGTGGAGCGACGCCCTCGCGGACCAGGCGGCGCGCTTCGTGGGCGACTGCGGCGCCGCGTCGGCGGGGTTCGTCGCCGGTGTCAACATGTTCAGGGCGCGCGGCGCCGCGTGGCAGCCGAGCGacgcggtggcggcgtgggcggAGCAGGCGGAGCACTACGACTTCGGGTCCGGGGCGTGCGCCGCGGGGAGGCAGTGCGCGCAGTTCAGGCAGGTCATGTGGCGGGGGAGCCAGGAGGTGGGATGCGCCGCCGTGGAGTGCCCCTCCGGGGAGACGGTCATGGCCTGCCATTACGAGCCCCGGGGCAACGTCTTGGGACAGAGGCCATTCTAG
- the LOC100843878 gene encoding putative lipase C4A8.10 — MPASPRLSPSATCSLAAFSASPSSPPRSSRRRRRLASPMGQSKSAPQGSSHSRGSTRWSPPPALRLDLGLLFGRKPRPGGERLDLGNWVRCLLSRALPPPAAHTGAEVEAEAEEEGRDAGNRVEVEVGGEEADHLVVMVNGLYGSSADWKFAAEQFVKRLPGKVYVHRSECNHSKLTYDGVDLMGERLAEEVRQVIQRRRNLRKISFVAHSLGGLISRYAIGKLYEDSVREEPCLNMDMHSDQDNIYRGGMIAGLEPVNFIASATPHLGSRWNKQLPFLFGVPLLERTAAETAHFIVGRTGKHLFLSDKDDGKPPLLVQMVEDCDAGKFMSALRSFKRRVAYANITYDHIVGWRTSSIRRQHELPKLPLTASDEKYPHVINVDTGAKPESHQQEDSVEASLADSLEEMMISGLTQVTWERVDVCFHESRLKYNAHYNIQVRTHPMNLEGEDVINHMIDNFIV; from the exons ATGCCCGCCTCTCCAAGGCTCTCCCCTTCCGCCACGTGCTCCCTCGCGGCCTTCTCCGCTTCcccttcctcgccgccacgcagcagccgccgccgccgccgcctcgcctcccCCATGGGGCAGTCCAAGAGCGCGCCCCAGGGAAGCAGCCACAGCAGGGGCAGCAcgcggtggtcgccgccgccggcgctccGGCTCGATCTAGGGCTGCTGTTCGGTCGCAAGCCGAGGCCCGGAGGCGAAAGGCTTGATTTGGGGAACTGGGTGCGCTGCCTGCTGTCACGGGCTCTCCCGCCACCAGCCGCGCACACGGGGGCGGAGGTTGAGGCTGAGGCTGAGGAAGAGGGGCGAGACGCTGGAAACCgtgtggaggtggaggtgggcggcgaggaggccgaTCACCTCGTCGTCATGGTAAACGGGCTCTACGGAAG TTCTGCGGATTGGAAGTTTGCGGCGGAGCAGTTCGTGAAGAGGCTGCCGGGGAAAGTCTATGTGCACC GTAGTGAGTGCAATCATTCGAAGTTAACATATGATGGAGTCGATTTAATGGGTGAAAGGCTGGCTGAAGAG GTACGACAAGTTATCCAGAGGAGAAGGAATTTGCGGAAAATCTCTTTTGTTGCTCATTCACTTGGTGGATTGATTTCAAGATATGCAATTGGGAAGCTCTATGAAGACTCAGTAAGAGAAGAACCATGCCTTAATATGGATATGCATTCTGATCAAGATAATATATATAGAGGTGGTATGATAGCTGGCCTAGAACCAGTGAATTTCATAGCATCAGCCACACCTCACTTGGGCTCAAGGTGGAATAAACAA CTGCCCTTTCTTTTCGGTGTTCCACTTTTGGAGCGAACTGCTGCAGAAACTGCACATTTTATTGTTGGAAGAACGGGTAAACATTTGTTCCTCTCAGACAAGGATGATGGGAAACCTCCACTACTCGTGCAAATGGTTGAAGATTGCGATGCTGGAAAATTCAT GTCAGCTTTGAGGTCTTTTAAGCGGCGTGTTGCCTATGCGAATATAACATATGATC ATATAGTTGGTTGGAGAACATCATCGATTCGGCGTCAGCATGAGCTACCCAAA CTCCCATTAACAGCAAGTGATGAGAAGTATCCGCATGTTATTAATGTTGATACTGGTGCTAAACCCGAGAGCCATCAGCAAGAGGATTCTGTAGAAGCTTCACTCGCAGATAGTCTTGAAG AGATGATGATCAGTGGCCTTACACAAGTAACCTGGGAACGTGTGGATGTATGCTTTCATGAGAGCCGGCTAAAATATAACGCCCATTACAATATCCAG GTTAGGACGCATCCAATGAACTTGGAAGGAGAAGACGTCATCAACCATATGATAGACAATTTTATTGTTTAG